A stretch of Aspergillus nidulans FGSC A4 chromosome VI DNA encodes these proteins:
- a CDS encoding PRKRIP1 family protein (transcript_id=CADANIAT00009939), giving the protein MSEPGPSSVPTSADPRSHRPTKRRAVSPHSEQASVINSLFRDPSKEIKLPTPSTQKSASSLPAPPEIVANVQGSSAGAGSGEFHVYKASRRREYERLRLMQEEVDREKEGAEWQRKQEEVRRKDQEKTEKNRRRREKRNKAKAKGAKKGAGAGAAGAGADAGGAAEGGKGSDEMDVTEEKGVTTNKTGEEDQTEAAVETSGVIIHDDE; this is encoded by the coding sequence ATGTCTGAACCAGGTCCCTCCTCAGTCCCCACCTCCGCCGACCCCCGGAGCCACCGCCCAACAAAGCGGCGCGCTGTATCCCCCCATAGCGAACAAGCAAGCGTAATAAACTCGCTCTTCCGAGACCCGTCCAAAGAAATAAAGCTCCCAACGCCTTCGACCCAAAAATCAGCCTCATCccttccagcgccgccgGAAATCGTTGCGAACGTGCAGGGGTCGTCCGCCGGTGCAGGGTCCGGAGAATTCCATGTTTACAAGGCGAGTCGGCGGCGCGAGTATGAACGGCTACGGCTTatgcaggaggaggttgatcgggagaaagaaggggcTGAGTGGCAGCGGAAGCAGGAAGAGGtgagaaggaaagatcaagagaagacggagaagaatcggcggaggagggagaagaggaacaagGCGAAGGCAAAGGGAGCCAAGaagggtgctggtgctggtgctgctggtgctggggcTGATGCTGGGGGTGCTGCTGAGGGTGGGAAGGGGTCGGATGAGATGGATGTTacggaggagaagggcgtaACGACGAATAAGACCGGTGAAGAGGACCAGACGGAAGCGGCTGTTGAGACGTCTGGAGTTATCATCCATGATGATGAGTAA
- a CDS encoding chaperonin-containing T-complex subunit CCT3 (transcript_id=CADANIAT00009940) yields the protein MQAPVVVMNTNSGERQVGRKAQLSNITAAKTVADIIRSCLGPKAMLKMLLDPMGGIVLTNDGHAILREIEVSHPAAKSMIELSRTQDEEVGDGTTTVIILAGEMLAQALPQLERNIHPVVIISAFKRALADALAIIEEVSLPVDIDDDKAMYTLIKSSIGTKFVSRWSDLMCDLALKAVRTVSFDAGGGKREVDIKRYARIEKIPGGQIEDSEVIDGVMVNKDITHPKMRRRIENPRVILLDCPLEYKKGESQTNIEITKEDDWNRILQIEEEQVKHMCDAILALKPDVVITEKGVSDLAQHFLMKANVTAIRRVRKTDNNRIARATGATIVNRVDDIQESDVGTGCGLFEIEKIGDEYFTFLRKCQNPKACTILLRGPSKDIINEIERNLQDAMSVARNVIFHPRLCPGGGAIEMAVSVKLGQLAKSIEGVQQWPYKAVADAMEIIPRTLAQNAGASPIRVLTRMRAKHVEGHTTWGLDGDTGALVDMKEYGVWEPEAVKLQSIKTAVESACLLLRVDDICSGKTAQQAAAPTGGDD from the exons ATGCAGGCaccggtggtggtgatga ACACCAACTCTGGTGAGAGACAGGTTGGTCGCAAAGCTCAGTTGTCGAATATCACTGCCGCAAAGAC AGTTGCGGACATTATCCGGTCATGTCTGGGTCCCAAGGCCATGCTGAAGATGCTTCTGGATCCAATGGGAGGAATTGTCCTTACCAACGACGGTCACGCTATTCTTCGAGAAATCGAGGTGTCTCACCCCGCCGCTAAGAGCATGATCGAACTGAGTCGTACACAAGACGAGGAAGTCGGAGACGGAACGACCACCGTTATCATTCTCG CTGGTGAAATGCTTGCCCAGGCGCTCCCTCAGCTCGAACGCAACATCCACCCCGTCGTCATTATCTCGGCCTTCAAACGTGCCCTCGCTGATGCACTTGCAATCATTGAGGAAGTTTCGCTCCCTGTAGACATTGATGACGACAAGGCGATGTACACTCTTATTAAGTCATCTATCGGCACAAAGTTCGTTTCCAGGTGGTCGGATCTCATGTGCGATTTGGCACTAAAGGCGGTCCGCACTGTGTCTTTTGATGCCGGCGGTGGAAAGAGGGAGGTCGACATTAAGCGATACGCGCGTATTGAGAAGATTCCCGGTGGTCAGATTGAGGACAGTGAGGTTATTGATGGTGTGATGGTTAACAAGGATATTACCCACCCCaagatgcggagaagaatTGAAAACCCCAGGGTCATCCTGCTGGACTGCCCATTGGAGTACAAGAAGGGTGAATCACAGACCAATATTGAGATTACGAAGGAAGATGACTGGAACCGTATCCTacagattgaagaggagcaagtcAAACACATGTGTGACGCtattctggctctgaagcCCGATGTTGTCATTACCGAGAAAGGCGTCTCTG ATCTCGCACAACActtcttgatgaaggcgAACGTCACAGCAATTCGCCGAGTTAGGAAAACGGACAACAACCGTATTGCCAGAGCGACGGGTGCAACGATCGTCAACCGTGTGGATGATATCCAGGAATCCGATGTCGGCACCGGGTGCGGTCTCtttgagattgagaagatcgGTGACGAATACTTCACTTTCCTCAGAAAATGTCAGAACCCCAAAGCTTGCACCATCCTTCTCCGCGGTCCTTCCAAGGACATCATCAATGAGATTGAGCGCAATCTCCAGGACGCCATGTCCGTCGCACGGAATGTTATCTTCCACCCCCGTCTGTGCCCTGGCGGCGGTGCTATTGAGATGGCCGTCTCCGTCAAGCTAGGCCAGCTAGCCAAGTCTATTGAAGGTGTCCAACAGTGGCCGTACAAGGCCGTCGCGGATGCAATGGAAATCATTCCCCGAACACTGGCGCAGAACGCTGGTGCAAGCCCTATTCGTGTCCTCACACGCATGAGGGCTAAGCACGTCGAGGGCCACACCACATGGGGTCTGGACGGCGACACAGGCGCTCTAGTCGATATGAAGGAGTATGGCGTTTGGGAGCCAGAAGCCGTCAAGCTTCAGAGCATCAAGACAGCTGTCGAG TCCGCATGCCTGCTGCTTCGcgttgatgatatctgcaGTGGTAAAACAGCCCAGCAGGCGGCTGCGCCCACCGGCGGCGATGATTAG
- a CDS encoding uncharacterized protein (transcript_id=CADANIAT00009941) produces MPGNISSRSALVAKSLPFSSIRKHIEPRNNRCSRAATEKPMQAHAEGDGDGYSTASEEEIISQLDEDALSKLPLHLQNNMRELQAERVQRLTGEQRLAQSRPRPHSRHLDRVIEEPEPNQESGPENEQEVDMKECNTYYAEKWFKKMLAKVAAARELDVERVLEGSDEDDDSSRRRGSVAWCPIRQEWAPATYGQRQIESEPVDGKGDAGKVGGGRASRLCGIPPREETPLSEADTVITERYLLTSLHDCRVSSQEGYMSWRCAGPYYVYEARDSHDQYHQPEQSSESLSSLMLAARDRVRLKSRRVKDVFKK; encoded by the coding sequence ATGCCAGGCAACATTTCCTCCCGCAGCGCCCTAGTCGCAAAATCACTCCCATTCAGCTCCATCAGAAAACACATCGAACCTCGGAATAACCGTTGCAGCCGCGCAGCAACAGAGAAACCAATGCAGGCCCACGCCGAAGGCGATGGTGATGGGTACTCAACAGCCTCggaggaagaaatcatcTCGCAactcgacgaagacgccCTCTCCAAActccctctccatcttcaaaatAACATGCGCGAACTTCAAGCTGAGCGAGTTCAACGGTTAACGGGGGAACAGCGTCTGGCTCAGAGCCGCCCTCGACCCCATTCCCGACACCTGGATCGAGTAATtgaggagccggagccgaATCAAGAATCAGGGCCAGAGAATGAACAGGAAGTGGACATGAAAGAGTGTAATACTTACTACGCAGAGAAATGGTTCAAGAAGATGCTTGCGAAGGTCGCCGCTGCAAGGGAATTGGATGTTGAGCGGGTTTTGGAGGGATctgatgaggacgatgataGTTCCCGGCGTCGCGGTAGTGTGGCTTGGTGCCCTATACGCCAAGAATGGGCTCCTGCCACCTACGGGCAAAGACAAATAGAGAGCGAACCTGTCGATGGCAAAGGGGACGCGGGTAAGGTTGGCGGTGGTCGTGCTTCTAGGCTGTGTGGCATTCCGCCCCGAGAGGAGACTCCTTTGTCTGAAGCGGACACGGTAATTACTGAACGCTACTTACTTACGAGCCTCCATGACTGCAGAGTATCATCGCAGGAAGGGTATATGTCATGGAGGTGCGCTGGGCCCTACTATGTGTATGAGGCTCGAGATAGTCACGATCAATACCACCAGCCGGAGCAGTCGAGCGAGAGTCTGTCATCGCTCATGTTGGCCGCGCGCGATCGTGTGCGCCTGAAATCTCGACGGGTTAAGGATGTCTTCAAGAAATGA
- a CDS encoding putative Zn-dependent hydrolase/oxidoreductase family protein (transcript_id=CADANIAT00009942), with product MPPFTRRWFSSRFTSKASPFPRAFTATNFRMASSTAAALYALTLSASPASSAPDDASAKAHHVKNGFDNPWNSFTSPFDKQTQILWRMLSGKANRPDTTPPTVPVHKPVFLPSRETPTLRATWLGHACYYVEFPSGLRVLFDPVFEDRCSPFSWLGPKRYTEPPCQIMDIPTIDAVVISHNHYDHLSLPTVREIHKRHPNCHFFVPLGNKEWFDKTGIPNATELDWWDERDILLSPTKSATQVDPADGNTDSKLADITARIGCLPCQHFSARTPFDRCKTLWASCAPFSDTGYRSVPTLPDHVDDHSPEHNYPSCPAFKQVGEYRGPFDLGLIPIGAYQPRWFMSPMHADPHDAVEIFRDTQCKRALGMHWGTWVLTEEDVLEPPRKLKEALKKHEYPETGVFDICDIGESREF from the exons ATGCCACCATTTACGCGACGCTGGTTCAGCTCTCGCTTTACCAGCAAGGCATCTCCTTTCCCACGAGCCTTCACTGCTACCAACTTCAGAATGGCCTCATCTACTGCGGCTGCTCTCTACGCTCTGACTCTGTCCGCCTCtcccgcttcttctgctcctgatgATGCCAGTGCAAAAGCGCACCATGTTAAAAATGGCTTTGACAATCCATGGAA CTCGTTCACTTCACCTTTCGACAAGCAAACACAGATTTTGTG GCGCATGTTGAGTGGAAAGGCCAATCGCCCTGATACGACTCCTCCAACCGTCCCGGTACATAAGCCAGTGTTTTTGCCTAGTCGTGAAACACCTACTCTGCGAGCAACTTGGTTAGGACACGCTTGTTATTATGTCGAGTTCCCGAGTGGGCTCCGGGTCCTATTTGATCCGGTTTTTGAGGATCGATGCTCCCCATTCTCTTGGCTAGGACCAAAGCGTTATACCGAGCCGCCTTGTCAGATCATGGATATTCCCACTATTGATGCCGTTGTGATCTCTCATAACCATTACGATCATTTGTCCCTTCCAACTGTACGAGAAATCCATAAGCGACACCCGAACTGCCATTTCTTTGTTCCTCTGGGTAACAAAGAATGGTTTGACAAAACCGGCATACCGAATGCAACAGAACTCGACTGGTGGGATGAACGCGATATACTGCTTTCTCCAACAAAGTCTGCCACTCAGGTAGACCCAGCTGATGGAAATACTGACTCAAAGCTGGCGGACATCACCGCTCGAATTGGCTGCTTGCCTTGCCAGCATTTCAGTGCCCGAACACCGTTTGACCGATGCAAAACACTCTGGGCCTCGTG CGCTCCATTCAGCGATACGGGGTATCGATCGGTGCCGACACTTCCAGATCATGTTGACGACCACAGTCCTGAACATAATTATCCCTCGTGCCCTGCTTTCAAGCAAGTAGGTGAGTATCGGGGACCGTTCGATCTAGGGCTGATCCCCATCGGCGCGTATCAGCCGCGATGGTTCATGAGCCCCATGCATGCAGACCCGCacgatgctgttgagatCTTCCGGGATACCCAATGCAAGAGGGCTCTTGGTATGCACTGGGGGACTTGGGTGCTAACAGAAGAGGATGTCCTCGAGCCTCCGCGGAAGCTCAAAGAGGCACTGAAGAAACACGAATACCCCGAGACTGGAGTCTTTGATATTTGCGATATTGGAGAAAGTCGAGAGTTTTGA
- a CDS encoding bifunctional AAA family ATPase chaperone/translocase BCS1 (transcript_id=CADANIAT00009943) yields the protein MTGTDHTGSISPGLPAPGDSIVQRRNEAIQAATQQPTADEGMLSQLTSNPFFTAGFGLAGLGVGARLAQQGLRRGADLIRRRMLIDVEITHKDDSYPWFLNWMTQYQQSQLSASRSQASGSGFVDSLLTKLTPRMRQLSVDTKTVKHSNGAINTHFTLVPGLGRHVLRYKNTFIFVNRMRESKAQELTTGRPWETMTLTTLYSHRHVFEDLFAEAHAYVVKANEGKTTIYRADTATWTPFGDPRRKRTLDSVILDKGVKERIVEDVKDFLATESWYHDRGIPYRRGYLLYGPPGTGKSSFIQAVAGELDYDIAILNLSERGMTDDRLNRLLTIVPKRTLVLLEDVDAAFSNRRTQTDEDGYRGANVTFSGLLNALDGVASAEERIVFLTTNHVERLDEALVRPGRVDMTVRIGELTRYQATCFWERFYGDLDSTGSYKQAFLERLYELGLIENENGERLDPPQSTSAAALQGLFLYNKGNMQGAIAMAEGLTYRIQE from the exons ATGACTGGTACGGATCATACTGGATCGATATCTCCAGGGCTACCAGCGCCTGGAGATTCAATTGTCCAGCGAAGAAATGAGGCCATCCAGGCCGCAACGCAGCAGCCGACTGCGGACGAGGGGATGCTGTCTCAACTTACAAGCAACCCTTTTTTCACAGCG GGATTTGGCCTTGCAGGGCTCGGTGTCGGCGCAAGGCTTGCCCAGCAAGGTCTTCGGCGTGGCGCGGATCTGATTCGGAGACGGATGCTCATCGATGTCGAGATCACACATAAGGACGATTCATATCCATGGTTTCTGAATTGGATGACACAATATCAACAGTCGCAGCTCAGCGCATCTCGGTCCCAAGCCAGCGGGTCTGGTTTCGTGGACTCGCTCTTGACCAAACTCACGCCCAGGATGCGCCAACTTTCAGTCGATACTAAGACAGTCAAACACTCGAACGGCGCCATAAACACCCATTTCACATTGGTCCCAGGGCTGGGTCGACATGTACTCCGCTATAAGAACACATTCATATTCGTCAATCGTATGCGTGAGTCCAAAGCTCAGGAGCTCACAACTGGCCGGCCGTGGGAGACGATGACCCTTACCACTCTTTACTCCCACCGTCATGTTTTTGAAGATCTTTTTGCCGAAGCCCATGCATACGTCGTGAAAGCAAACGAAGGAAAGACCACGATCTATCGTGCCGATACCGCAACGTGGACACCATTCGGAGATCCGCGACGCAAGCGCACGTTAGACTCAGTAATTTTGGACAAGGGCGTGAAAGAGCGAATTGTGGAAGACGTCAAGGATTTCCTGGCTACAGAATCGTGGTATCATGACCGTGGAATTCCCTATCGCCGAGGATATCTCCTGTACGGGCCGCCGGGTACTGGCAAGAGCTCCTTCATCCAAGCCGTAGCGGGAGAGCTGGATTATGACATTGCCATTCTAAATCTGAGTGAACGAGGGATGACTGACGATCGGCTCAATCGACTCTTGACTATAGTCCCGAAGCGGACTCTTGTTCTTTTGGAGGATGTGGACGCCGCTTTCTCGAATCGCCGCACTCAAACAGATGAGGACGGCTATCGCGGTGCCAATGTTACCTTTTCTGGCTTACTGAATGCTTTGGACGGCGTCGCGAGCGCGGAGGAGCGGATTGTCTTCCTGACCACAAACCACGTGGAGCGCCTTGACGAGGCCCTCGTGCGTCCGGGACGAGTGGACATGACAGTACGTATAGGCGAACTCACTCGCTACCAGGCTACCTGTTTCTGGGAGCGGTTCTACGGCGACTTGGACTCGACCGGGTCCTACAAGCAAGCGTTTCTCGAACGGCTCTATGAATTAGGTCTTATTGAAAATGAGAACGGCGAGAGACTCGACCCGCCGCAGAGCACAAGCGCTGCCGCGCTACAGGGCTTGTTCTTGTATAATAAAGGAAATATGCAGGGGGCTATCGCAATGGCCGAAGGACTGACTTACCGGATTCAGGAATAG